One genomic region from Euleptes europaea isolate rEulEur1 chromosome 6, rEulEur1.hap1, whole genome shotgun sequence encodes:
- the RAG2 gene encoding V(D)J recombination-activating protein 2: MSLQMIPTINNSSLIQPGFSLLNFNGQVFLFGQKGWPKRSCPTGVFLLDFKKDELKLRPASFSKDSCYLPPLRYPAVCTMKSSTEAEKGQYIIHGGKNPNNELSDKLYIMNIASKTSKKSTFRCIEKELVGEIPEARYGHTVDVVYNQGKKMIVIVGGRSYMALGQRTTENWNRVVDCMPQIFLVDPEFGCCTSYVLSELQSGFSFHLSLARNDTIYIIGGHSIETNTRPPNLYKIKIDLPIGSPAVNCCVLSGGISVSSAIVSQVKENEFVIVGGYHSDNQKRMVCNTINLEDNKIVIMGREAPEWTPDIKHCKIWFGSDMGNGIVLLGIPGDNRQLNLDANYFYMLRCKEVGESEQDSEEMTQVCSQSSTEDPGDSTPFEDSEEFSFSFDSISYIDTHNEDDEEDESEGYWITCSKSCDVDINTWVPFYSTELNKPAMIFCSNGDGHWVHAQCMELSENMLLHLSQVNVKYFCNEHVPFTRDLQTPKEKIPVEKQPMKALRRRTPMKIATPMKKSFIRKLFE, from the coding sequence ATGTCTCTTCAGATGATACCAACTATTAACAACTCTTCCCTGATCCAACCAGGATTTTCTTTGCTGAACTTCAATGGCCAAGTTTTCTTGTTTGGACAGAAAGGCTGGCCAAAGAGGTCCTGTCCTACTGGGGTTTTCCTTCTTGATTTCAAAAAGGATGAGCTCAAACTGAGGCCAGCGTCCTTCTCCAAAGATTCCTGCTACCTTCCCCCTTTGCGTTACCCTGCGGTCTGCACAATGAAAAGCAGTACGGAGGCTGAGAAAGGCCAGTACATCATCCATGGAGGGAAAAATCCAAACAATGAACTTTCTGATAAATTGTACATCATGAACATAGCAAGCAAAACTAGCAAGAAATCCACCTTTAGATGCATTGAGAAGGAATTGGTTGGAGAGATCCCTGAAGCTAGATACGGCCATACAGTTGATGTGGTTTATaatcaagggaaaaaaatgattgTTATAGTGGGAGGGAGGTCATACATGGCTCTTGGACAAAGGACCACAGAAAACTGGAACAGAGTGGTCGACTGCATGCCACAGATTTTTCTGGTTGACCCTGAGTTTGGATGCTGTACTTCATACGTTCTCTCAGAACTTCAGAGTGGATTCTCTTTTCATCTCTCCCTTGCCAGAAATGATACCATCTACATCATAGGGGGCCATTCCATTGAAACTAACACCAGACCTCCAAACCTCTATAAGATAAAAATTGATCTCCCCATAGGCAGCCCGGCTGTGAACTGCTGTGTCTTGTCTGGGGGGATTTCGGTTTCCAGCGCCATTGTGTCACAGGTGAAAGAAAATGAATTTGTCATTGTTGGGGGTTACCATTCTGACAACCAGAAAAGAATGGTTTGTAATACAATAAACCTAGAAGATAACAAGATAGTGATAATGGGAAGGGAGGCACCAGAATGGACCCCAGATATCAAGCACTGCAAGATATGGTTTGGGAGTGATATGGGAAATGGAATTGTACTGCTCGGTATACCAGGGGACAACAGGCAGTTAAATTTAGATGCaaattatttttatatgttgagaTGCAAAGAAGTAGGAGAAagtgagcaggactctgaagagatgACCCAAGTATGCAGTCAAAGTTCTACAGAAGATCCAGGAGATTCCACTCCTTTTGAAGATTCAGAGGAATTTTCTTTCAGCTTTGACAGTATCAGCTATATTGATACTCataatgaagatgatgaagaagatgagtcAGAAGGCTACTGGATCACCTGCTCTAAAAGCTGTGATGTTGATATCAATACCTGGGTGCCCTTCTACTCAACAGAGCTCAACAAGCCAGCAATGATCTTCTGTTCAAATGGAGACGGCCATTGGGTCCATGCCCAATGCATGGAACTGTCTGAGAACATGTTGCTTCACCTTTCTCAGGTAAATGTCAAATACTTCTGCAATGAACATGTACCTTTCACCAGGGATCTGCAAACTCCCAAGGAGAAGATACCAGTGGAAAAGCAACCAATGAAAGCATTGCGCAGGAGAACCCCCATGAAGATAGCCACTCCTATGAAAAAGTCCTTTATCCGAAAACTATTTGAATAG